One Carya illinoinensis cultivar Pawnee chromosome 5, C.illinoinensisPawnee_v1, whole genome shotgun sequence genomic window, CTGTAATCTTCACTGGAGTGCTTGGAGAAGAAGGTACCAAGGCCTCTTCATCATCACTTATACAGGAATTCAAATCGATGTTATGTCTGAAAATGGAAATGTTTGCATCTGTTTTCTTATCTTTAACTGGAGTTTCTGCTGTCCGATCACCCAACTCAAGAACTGCAGGTTCACAAGGCAAGTTTATATCTAGGACTCTGTTTTTCCTGTTATTCTCCACTTCACCACCTTCAGATGGGAGAGGATGAGACACAGAGGGAGAGGTGAAAGAAGAAGACTCATTCCTAGAAATATTCGACTTTTCAAATATGGGAAACCCGAGAATTTTTCTGTTACTCAGGTTGTCATCTATTTCTATCCTCTTGACCTCAGCATCGTTAAAACATGAAACCGATTTTGTATTCTGGGTAAAAATGTGATTTCCCTTCTCCATTTCACTTTTGTTGGAAAACTGACTTGgtgaagattgaaagaaacttgGCTCCTCTATGTTTGAAACCCTCCCAGCATTGGAGGACTCATTCTTAGAAGAAGGCTTAGGTCTGAGCCATGGCAAGCCTGAAAGATGGTCTTCATGCTTCTGTCCTTCATCTATGATCTCAAAATCTTGCCTGGGAGCTACTTTGTTGGATGAGCTGTTTGAAAGCACCACATTCAAGTTCTCATCTTTTACAGATTTCCTGTCCGTGTGATCTGAGCCCCTCGGGTGCTTTGCAACACCATTACAGATAAAGTGATCAGGAGCTCTGTTATGATCATTGACGCAGTTCATATAATCGTAGCTTCTTGAAGGGAGGTGAACCGATAGTTCCTTGGACGCAGATGACAACCCCTGACAAAATCCATTTCTGTAAGACGCATCACTTCCAAAACCTGGGTTACATCTAGAATTGCTCTTAAGATGCCACGCATCTCCAAAAAATCCATTGCTCTGCACTGATGACTGAGAACTTTTACTCAAGGTAGCAGCAGATGAGTTCAAGCATGGTTGTTTGTTACCTGATATTGACTTCTGGCTTAAGGTACTACTTTGCTTTTCCCAAGATGAGACTGAGTGAGACCAAGACTTGGCCAAATCAAAGGAAGGAGCAATAGGATATGGACTGGGCAGATGGGAGGCCACCATTGACCCGAGATGCTTATTACTGGAGATTTCATCACTTTTATTAGAGATTTCCGAAGCACAAACTGTTCTTTCATTCCACGAACCTCCTTTGCTTTTATCAGTCAGATAGTAACCAGAAGTTTCGTGAGCTTTGTTAAGCAAAACTTGCATTGGCTGGGAAGATATTTCTGGTTGGAGACCTTGAGAAGCAGATTTCAAGTTGCTTTTACTGGGCCCTGTAAAACAAAATGGCAGCCATATGAATAATATCTAACCCGATGGAATAATTCTACCCAATAAACTCCTTAAAAAGTAGTTACACCTATTGCAAAATTCAAACAGAACCAATTCAAGGATTGTTTGTGAAACTTGATGAAGAAATTATACCTGCTTCGAGCACATGGCAAAACCAtcccttttcatttccattgtTCTCTAAGTGCCAATTGTTGCGAGTCCCATTATCACTTCCATGGTGGGAGTTGAGTAAAGTTCCCTTAGGCAAACTTAGAAACTGTAAGTTTGGCTTAGCAGACAGGTTGGGGCCTTGAGTCTCACGGCAAAAGGCACCCTGGCTCAGAAGGTCAACATGTCCAGAAGCACTTGCTTCCTCAACCGGGATAGGCTCATTCAAGTCGGCCAAACCATTTCTGCTCTCTAAACACGAATCAGATGTCAAAGCATCTCCTTGAATGCCACACTTCTCACCATTGCCAAGAAACAGCCTTACACCCTTCTCTGGGGCTAGTTTATGGTTTCTATTGGAATGATAGTTTGACACTCCAAGCACTTTTTCTTCGCTCAAGTTTTCTCCTTCTTCAGTATCAATATATTCATCAGCTGGAAGTTGAAGATCAATCATTTTTCTCCTGACCTTTGTAGGTCTGGAGTCCAGTATCTCTAAATCCTTTGAATTACCCTCATTTTGGGATGGAAAAAGACCGCCTTGTGTGCTGTTTCCTTTCACATAACTCAAGGGAGAATGAATGTCCTCGACACCTGAAACTGTTGGCCTAGCATAAACAGAGTTTGCTGGCGGGAAGCTGGGGATATGCCATTTTTGGGCATTTTCTGACGTGATTTGAGTTACTAGGGGACCAGATGACAATGATGTCTCCACGGGCATCAAGTTTTTATGTAGTTCTTTCCTCTTGAATTCATCCATCAAATCCCTCTGTATTCTGTAAAGGCGATGGAGCTCATGCACCTGGATGATgacaataaattcataatatatCTATTTACCTGAGTTTCTATAATTCAAACATACATAAGCAAGCAAGGCTGAACTTAATTTTGATTAAACTCAATATGGTAAGAACCTAATTAATGAACCATATGGTACTTGAAAGGGCCAAGAAAATTTGAATACCTGTTTTTTGAATATAGCCTCATGTTTAAGCATTGTCTGCTTCACTACATCCTTATCATGACCTGGATAAAGATCTGTGGCAGCCCTCGGCGGGCAACCATTATAATACTGCCCATTTACAAAGGTTTTATCACCATAATATGGGGGCCAGCTACAGCTGTTAGAATTCTCATTAAGATCCCTCATTGGGTAATATCCTGGCAAAAAACTTTTACAATGCACTTTTGTTCCCATTCCTGAAAatcaatgaagaaaaatttcaaatataacaTGCGTAACAACCATAAAAGTAACAACGATATATATGGTTTGTTGTAAAGATTCCCACTAAACAGAACTGTTCCCCCAGTTTTTAGTAAGGGTGGAAAAAACAATGGCAGATAATCATACACATACATAGAAGAAAATGCTAACTGTCTAAGAATTTCTCAGTTGAGCACAACGGTCAtttgatatctttaaaaaagatttttttttatcagtagaTAAGTAGATTCGAAAAAAATAAACCTTttacaattttgttttaatagaaACTGCTTTCTGTAGCACCAATACACCATCAATACCGCTTGAATCATGTCCCCATGCCAATTCCCAAacataaaaaatcaaacatagcACGTGCAACTACGGGGACGCTTCGTAATTTACAGTGATTGATATGGGTTTGATTATCCTGATGGAAGTTTTTGCCCAGATCAGTGCTGTCACAAAACAGAAACTACTGGAACATGAGCAACATGGCCACAAAAGTCTGGAGAGAGAA contains:
- the LOC122310186 gene encoding uncharacterized protein LOC122310186; the protein is MGTKVHCKSFLPGYYPMRDLNENSNSCSWPPYYGDKTFVNGQYYNGCPPRAATDLYPGHDKDVVKQTMLKHEAIFKKQVHELHRLYRIQRDLMDEFKRKELHKNLMPVETSLSSGPLVTQITSENAQKWHIPSFPPANSVYARPTVSGVEDIHSPLSYVKGNSTQGGLFPSQNEGNSKDLEILDSRPTKVRRKMIDLQLPADEYIDTEEGENLSEEKVLGVSNYHSNRNHKLAPEKGVRLFLGNGEKCGIQGDALTSDSCLESRNGLADLNEPIPVEEASASGHVDLLSQGAFCRETQGPNLSAKPNLQFLSLPKGTLLNSHHGSDNGTRNNWHLENNGNEKGWFCHVLEAGPSKSNLKSASQGLQPEISSQPMQVLLNKAHETSGYYLTDKSKGGSWNERTVCASEISNKSDEISSNKHLGSMVASHLPSPYPIAPSFDLAKSWSHSVSSWEKQSSTLSQKSISGNKQPCLNSSAATLSKSSQSSVQSNGFFGDAWHLKSNSRCNPGFGSDASYRNGFCQGLSSASKELSVHLPSRSYDYMNCVNDHNRAPDHFICNGVAKHPRGSDHTDRKSVKDENLNVVLSNSSSNKVAPRQDFEIIDEGQKHEDHLSGLPWLRPKPSSKNESSNAGRVSNIEEPSFFQSSPSQFSNKSEMEKGNHIFTQNTKSVSCFNDAEVKRIEIDDNLSNRKILGFPIFEKSNISRNESSSFTSPSVSHPLPSEGGEVENNRKNRVLDINLPCEPAVLELGDRTAETPVKDKKTDANISIFRHNIDLNSCISDDEEALVPSSPSTPVKITAGIDLEAPIVQTEEDSIHGDSAEKQHAAPLQLLQHKAENAQDELMVLAAEAIVVISSSGFHNQFDDTTCKPSEASETDLLNWFVEIVSLCGDEIESKFDAILRVKDGEDNEEEGSDSFESMTLKLTETKEEDYMPKPLVPENLKLEETGATSLPNRPRKGLARRGRQRRDFQRDILPGIASLSRHEVTEDLQTFGGLMRATGHSWHSGLTRRSSTRNGCGRGRRRSAASCSPTVPTPACTPLIQQLSNIEVGLEDRSLAGWGKTTRRPRRQRCPAGNHASIPLT